TAATTCTGATGGCGGCTGATGGCGGATTTCTCTGTAGCTATTGCATATTCACGTTTGATCATTGTTGCAGAGCTTTATGCTTGAAATCCTTTCAATTGCTCAAAACTCATTTGTCTTAAGTGGTATTTTGTGTAATATGTAGCTTTTCTATTTGATGtaatctttttaattgaatatggATCTTACAGGTTGAGAATACTGGAACAGCAGCTGCTTCAGAACTCCTTCTTGCTTTCCCACCTACTCAATTTGATCATCTGGCAGTTGTCAAGGCCCAAGCAGCTACAGGAAAGCGGAAGAAGAAAACTTATGTTCCCCTTGAAGTAGTGCCCACAGAGCGACCTGATGCACCAAATGGAACTAAATACTTTACCATAACTTTCCTCAATCCATTAAATTCTGGTGAAACTGCAACGTTAGAAGTACTGTATATACTTACACATTCTTTGGAACCTTATCCAACTGAAATAAGCCAATCAGAATCACAGTTGGTATATTACCATGACAGTGCTATAATATTATCACCATACCTTATTAAGCAGCAAACAACTTTTATCAAGACACCAAGTGTAAAAGTAGAATCATTCACAAGAATGGAACCCACTAACCGTGCTGGTACAGAACTAAAGTATGGGCCATATGAAGATCATCCTCCTTATTCATTTTCTCcaataattattcattttgaGAATAACAATCCATTTGCTGTTGTGGAGGAGCTTGTGCGTGAAGTGGAAATATCTCATTGGGGTAATCTTCAGATAACAGAGCATTACAAGTTGGTTCATGCTGGTGCTCGGCACAAAGGCGTGTTTTCAAGGTAGGATTTCCTCTAGAGTTCtgatttatttgtaatttaaaattctatccGTCTAATATTGTATGCCCTATTTTTTCGTGAACTTGTTTTATTTCCCTCATTGTTgcataatttgaaattttatctGAAACGCCAGAGGGAAAATATCATACTGCTTAACAATTTGACTCAACCAAGCCTTGATGCCAACTTTGTTGAAggttcactaaatcttttttctattCCATTTTATTTGGTAtcaaattttagtattataggTTATTTGTTGTGCTTCTGTCTGCatcattttgttgttattatttctTACTCCTGATACTTGATTCAAGAACTGTTATTTATCAGTGTATAACTGTATATAAAGGTTTCAGGGCTGCTTTTGGGATGGCCAAAATATTTTGGATGACGATTTCACAATATCTTTGGTTGCTGCACCTTCAATTTTTTAAGCAGGCATTCATTTCTTAATCTTTAGCATTTTTTTGCTTCTTTCTTAGCATTTTTATGCATCAATGAGATCTTCTACTGATAAATCTTTGAAGGATGAAGCTTATATGAGAAACCCAATTTTTGCCACGCATGACATGTGCAAGTGACTGTTTTCTTTCTAAGATGTAGTTACATGGAAAATATGAGCTAACTTCAATATATTCATAATGTCTGTATGCTCATTTATTTTGTCAGCACACATTTGTTTTTGTATAATCAGTTCATCTAATGTTCATTTGCTGCAACTTCCTTTTGGCAGGGTTGAGTATCAATCGAGGCCATCTCTTAGTGGTGCATCTTCATTCAAACATCTTTTAGCAAGACTACCACCTAGGGTGCATTCTGTCTATTACAGAGATGAGATAGGGAACATTTCCTCATCTCACTTACGTACAGATTACCGAAAGGTATTTCTCTTAGTTCTTTCCCTCTTTACCTTCTGCTGTAATTGCCTAGGCTGCATTCTGTCAATTACCAAGATGAAAAGGGAACATTTCACCATAACATATGTCTATAGAAATGTGGTATCGGCAATCTTTTTacctccttttttctttcagctGGCATTCTTGGTTTACCTTAATTCCTTTCCTTCCTGTCAGCTTTCTCAGGGCAAGTTTGGAATAGAGTTTTTCTGTGATCTAAATTGTTCAATTACATTTTAGTGGAAATGGCTTGAATTTTAgcattatgaatttttgagaAAGGGGAGATATgagattcaatttttattagatgTGGTTTTAATCTTCTAATGCGTTGATTCAACATTTTCTTACAGTCAGAACTTGAAATTGAACCACGGTATCCCTTATTTGGAGGTTGGAAAGCTACTTTTATCATAGGGTATGGGCTACCGTTGCAAGATTTCCTTTTTGAGTCTCCTGATGGGAAGCGTTATCTCAACTTTAGCTTTGGCTGTCCTCTTGCTGAGACTGTTGTGGACAAGTTGACCATCAAAGTGAGTTTATTTTTGTAGCTATGCATTGACTGCGCCTGTCCTTCTCTCCAAATTGTGGAATGAAAATTCCTAATCagaaaatgttttattttaggTTGTGCTGCCAGAGGGTTCCAAAGATCCTTCAGCTCAGGTTCCTTTCCCAGTGGATCAGCACCTGGAGGTAATTAGTTCTGTTTTAGAAAAAGTTATTTACTCATTACTGATAGAACTATGTTTCTATATTTTGCCATGTCGTTAACTTGAAAGTATAACCCATTTACTTTGATAAGCACAGAGTTACAGTTACGTAGTTAATCTCTATATAAAGAGTAACAAGAAGACTACCATGCATTTAGTGTGtgaactttaaaaaatatttttagtgtgTTTCTAGGGCAGCATTTTAATTAAAGCCTAAGGTACTAGTTGTATGCGTTAATCCTTATGCTTTTGTATTTTCTGGATATGTGCAGACCAAATATTCATACCTTGATGTTGTTGGGAGGACTGTGTTGGttctggaaaagaaaaatgtagcTCCTGAGCACAACTCTCCTTTCCAGGTGATTTGTGATCCTTATATATGCTGTGCTCTCTGCTGTCTTCATAtctattttatcatttttttccttGATATATTTTACCTTATTGGTTGTGTCAGGGTATCAGTTAGGCAATTTAACAGTAATAGAAATGTTTATTGGGCAACAAAATTTTAGGAAGTGGACATTCATGCAaccttttcattttatttacaaaCTAAATTGCCGGACTTATGGCATGAAACAAcaattgtttaaaataattaaaaaaaactatctATCTGAAGAAAGATGCCAACTCAAATATGAGCCTGTGGACTGTAGTGGCTGATATTTTAATTCTGCTTTCTAATAAAAGCTGTTCTGATATGCTGGGTTTGGGTCCATAAGCTGCAAATACAAAGGGTAAATTGTGATTTCTTATTGCAGCTCATAGTAGTATACATATCTCCAACATTATGATTAGTTCACATAAAGCTATGGAGCCAAGTTCCACAATATGGTTATTCTCTGTATGTTTATTTGGTAAGACTAACTTGTCGGGTTGGCCATGCCTGGCCAACTTTAAGGAAGTTAGCAGCCTTTTAAGAAAGGTTCTTCTGATATGTTTACAATTAGGTGACTCCTAATGTTTCCGGGGAAACATGCCCTGCTTGCCTTCtttgtttaaattaaacaGTTGGTTTTTTTTCCACCTTCACCTACTCACATTGCTGTTAATCTGTTCTGACATTCGCAGGTGTATTACACTTTCAACCAAGTCTTCATGCTTGCAGAGCCGTTGATGCTGGTATctgtatttttcttcttttttgtcgCTTGTGTAGCTTACTTGCACATTGATCTGTCATTGACGAAATGATAAACATCCTCAACATGGCCAAGGCATGAGTATGCAACTTATTAGCAATGAAGTTGCATGGTTGACACTGATATCGTCTTTCTGCATTCCGAAGCTCAGGATGGTGTCAGTTAAACTTCTGTTAGCTTCAGATAGTAAAGCTGGGTAGGATCTATTATCATGGACCATTTCTGGgcaatttcaaaattttgagTAGTGAAAGGAGTTCTAAGTTAGAGGTTTTGAAATCAGGACTGCAAATATTGCATTAATTCATACATGAAATGTAAGAATCTGAAGTATATGGACTGATATAGTTTTTTGCATTATTTTCATtgtatgaaattttaatatcataatcGGTTCAATGCTattgtttgaattttttttcctgAAATCAATTGTTTGAATGTtctataattagaaattaaaaaattttcttctAAATGCAAATTAAAATGGTGGATATAAATATTGGTCTTGGAGGCAATTACGTGAGAGCTATTTCTTACacctttttttgttctttctttttggtcCCTCCTTTATATGTTTGATGGTTTTTCCATTCTCTGCCATCAGAAAGACATGCACAATGCATGAATATGGTTTTTAAAACTCTTTGATGtcattaatttgtttttgCCTCACAAAAACCTGCAAGTGCTTATGAATGGGAGACCCATTATTAGTCCTATGATTTTGCCAAATACAAATCAGAATTTTACAGAGTGGGTCTTATTAAAGTGAATCAGATGCTAAGTTAATATTAGCAGTCGATAGAATGGCATATGAgaagtaataaaattaaaatag
The nucleotide sequence above comes from Ricinus communis isolate WT05 ecotype wild-type chromosome 6, ASM1957865v1, whole genome shotgun sequence. Encoded proteins:
- the LOC8266421 gene encoding dolichyl-diphosphooligosaccharide--protein glycosyltransferase subunit 1B, which gives rise to MAALVGARQTLIALSILTLLSILFTSSSSSQEIQILNAERRIDLTSQIVRVFLTLKVENTGTAAASELLLAFPPTQFDHLAVVKAQAATGKRKKKTYVPLEVVPTERPDAPNGTKYFTITFLNPLNSGETATLEVLYILTHSLEPYPTEISQSESQLVYYHDSAIILSPYLIKQQTTFIKTPSVKVESFTRMEPTNRAGTELKYGPYEDHPPYSFSPIIIHFENNNPFAVVEELVREVEISHWGNLQITEHYKLVHAGARHKGVFSRVEYQSRPSLSGASSFKHLLARLPPRVHSVYYRDEIGNISSSHLRTDYRKSELEIEPRYPLFGGWKATFIIGYGLPLQDFLFESPDGKRYLNFSFGCPLAETVVDKLTIKVVLPEGSKDPSAQVPFPVDQHLETKYSYLDVVGRTVLVLEKKNVAPEHNSPFQVYYTFNQVFMLAEPLMLVSVFFFFFVACVAYLHIDLSLTK